One genomic region from Salvia hispanica cultivar TCC Black 2014 chromosome 2, UniMelb_Shisp_WGS_1.0, whole genome shotgun sequence encodes:
- the LOC125205995 gene encoding probable methyltransferase PMT10 yields the protein MTTTSKIVSFSLLSFSLFFIFKYLSAFTTPTIQNQHLSFFNNTRATATPSAPPKPPSLPAAAAARPLLERTGIINELGIMTDDFVVGEIDEGLIQSIVAMANTSDERAIVEKKVVEVEKFRICEMNLSDYVPSLANLSEKGEGLDCLVPRPKEYKLHIPWPKSRDEVWFDNVPHTRLDRENGGAVSRKGDKLVFSGDGPQFISGMDKYLDQISKMVPEIAFGRHTRVALDISSGPANFGAYLLERNVTTLSIATSDVHPNQIELALERGLPAMIAAFGRRRLPYPSQAFDLIHCSRCGVNWTVDGGILLLEANRLLRGGGYFVWEAEPVYKYDNELGEQWRAMEDLTSNICWELVNKEEYIAIWQKPVNNSCYLSRDPNVQPSLCNTDDNPDNIWYADVKACIARLPENGYGTNTTDWPARLHSPPDRLFTIEMDAENSRKELYKADSRYRNDMVRGYVGAFHLNQMNLRNVMDMKAGYGGYAAALVDFQFNSWVMNVVPVSGPNTLPVIYDRGFIGVMHDWCEPFNTYPRTYDLLNAVGLFSVEQRRCNITNIMVDMDRILRPGGRVYIRDTTDVIAQLEEIAKAVGWVPFVFDSGEGPHSNWKLLASEKRL from the exons ATGACCACGACCTCAAAGATCGTATCTTTTTCACTCCTCTCCTTCTCCCTCTTCTTCATATTCAAATATCTCTCAGCATTCACCACTCCCACAATCCAGAATCAGCACCTCTCTTTCTTCAACAACACTCGCGCCACAGCCACCCCTTCAGCGCCGCCGAAGCCGCCGTCGTTGcctgcggcggcggcggcgaggcCGCTGCTGGAGAGAACAGGGATCATAAATGAGCTGGGAATCATGACGGATGATTTCGTGGTTGGGGAAATCGATGAAGGGCTTATCCAGAGCATAGTGGCGATGGCCAACACTAGTGATGAGAGGGCAATTGTGgagaaaaaagtggttgaagTTGAGAAATTTAGGATTTGTGAAATGAATTTGAGTGATTATGTTCCTTCTTTGGCTAATTTGTCAGAGAAAGGGGAAGGATTGGATTGTTTGGTGCCGAGGCCTAAAGAGTACAAGCTTCACATTCCATGGCCCAAAAGCAGAGATGAG GTCTGGTTCGATAATGTGCCTCACACGCGCTTGGATAGGGAAAACGGAGGTGCAGTATCAAGAAAAGGCGACAAGCTTGTATTTTCAGGAGACGGGCCTCAATTTATCAGTGGCATGGATAAATACTTGGATCAGATATCCAAG ATGGTTCCTGAGATTGCATTTGGCCGTCATACTCGAGTTGCTTTAGATATCAGCTCCGGGCCTGCAAATTTCGGGGCCTACCTACTCGAACGGAATGTAACAACTCTGTCAATAGCTACAAGTGACGTTCATCCTAACCAGATCGAACTTGCCCTGGAGAGAGGCTTACCTGCCATGATAGCTGCATTTGGAAGACGCCGGCTGCCTTACCCTAGCCAAGCATTTGATCTAATTCATTGCTCTAGGTGTGGAGTTAATTGGACTGTTGATG GTGGGATTTTGCTTCTTGAGGCGAATCGTCTGCTTAGAGGTGGAGGATACTTCGTGTGGGAGGCGGAGCCCGTTTACAAATACGATAATGAACTTGGCGAGCAATGGAGAG CAATGGAGGATCTCACTAGCAACATCTGTTGGGAGCTAGTCAATAAGGAAGAGTATATTGCCATTTGGCAGAAGCCAGTAAACAATAGTTGCTATCTCAGTCGAGATCCTAACGTACAGCCATCGCTATGCAACACTGACGACAATCCAGACAATATATG GTACGCAGACGTGAAGGCTTGCATCGCGCGTTTGCCTGAAAATGGCTACGGAACTAACACTACTGACTGGCCTGCCCGCCTTCACAGCCCACCAGACAGGCTATTCACCATAGAAATGGATGCAGAGAACTCTAGGAAGGAACTGTATAAAGCAGATTCAAGATATAGGAATGATATGGTAAGAGGATACGTTGGCGCTTTCCACCTCAATCAGATGAATCTGAGGAATGTCATGGACATGAAAGCTGGATATGGAGG ATATGCAGCAGCTTTGGTTGATTTCCAGTTCAACAGCTGGGTTATGAACGTCGTCCCAGTAAGCGGCCCCAACACACTGCCTGTGATATACGACCGTGGTTTTATAGGCGTTATGCACGACTG GTGTGAGCCGTTCAACACGTATCCAAGAACATACGATTTGCTGAATGCAGTAGGCCTCTTCTCTGTAGAACAGAGGAG ATGTAACATAACCAACATAATGGTGGACATGGACCGGATCCTCAGACCAGGCGGGCGCGTTTACATACGCGACACAACTGATGTAATTGCACAGCTTGAAGAAATTGCAAAGGCAGTAGGATGGGTGCCCTTCGTGTTCGACTCTGGAGAAGGGCCCCATTCAAACTGGAAGCTTTTAGCTAGCGAGAAACGATTGTAA
- the LOC125204421 gene encoding tetratricopeptide repeat protein 33 isoform X2 produces MKMTWKKNVNDTKNKTRKRPISSNPNLPFDDVNSTSAANSAPEPLIEAELPGKDTLPEKKITVRDEEAEERRNLAGKFETQGNDLAEEGKYREALVKWEAAITLVPEKAILHEQKAQVLLELGEAWNALKAATRAMELDPGWAEAWVTLGRAQLNFGEPDLAIESFDKALAIKPDSVEAKEDRLAASHHVQKRKQLHSTGLSSSENRFLVGDEG; encoded by the exons ATGAAGATGACTTGGAAGAAAAACGTTAATGACACCAAAAACAAGACCAGAAAACGCCCAATTTCTTCTAACCCTAACCTTCCATTTGACGATGTTAATTCCACCTCCGCCGCCAATTCTGCTCCAGAGCCGCTGATTGAAGCCGAATTGCCCGGAAAAGACACCTTACCTGAAAAGAAAATCACGGTTAGAGATGAGGAAGCAGAGGAAAGGAGGAATCTTGCTGGAAAATTTGAAACTCAAGGAAATGATCTTGCTGAG GAGGGAAAATACCGTGAAGCACTTGTAAAGTGGGAAGCTGCGATAACATTGGTGCCCGAGAAAGCTATATTGCACGAACAGAAAGCTCAGGTTCTACTTGAACTTGGAGAAGCATGGAATGCTTTGAAGGCTGCAACTC GAGCTATGGAATTGGATCCCGGATGGGCTGAG GCGTGGGTTACTCTTGGAAGAGCCCAGCTAAATTTTGGAGAGCCTGATCTCGCCATTGAATCGTTTGACAAAGCTTTGGCTATTAAG CCCGATTCCGTGGAGGCAAAAGAGGACAGGCTAGCTGCATCGCATCATGTGCAGAAGAGAAAACAGCTTCATTCAACAGGTTTGAGCTCATCTGAGAATCGTTTCCTCGTTGGAGATGAAGGCTGA
- the LOC125204421 gene encoding uncharacterized protein LOC125204421 isoform X1, translated as MKMTWKKNVNDTKNKTRKRPISSNPNLPFDDVNSTSAANSAPEPLIEAELPGKDTLPEKKITVRDEEAEERRNLAGKFETQGNDLAEVIIWLSCSLNSIYSLSFMKEGKYREALVKWEAAITLVPEKAILHEQKAQVLLELGEAWNALKAATRAMELDPGWAEAWVTLGRAQLNFGEPDLAIESFDKALAIKPDSVEAKEDRLAASHHVQKRKQLHSTGLSSSENRFLVGDEG; from the exons ATGAAGATGACTTGGAAGAAAAACGTTAATGACACCAAAAACAAGACCAGAAAACGCCCAATTTCTTCTAACCCTAACCTTCCATTTGACGATGTTAATTCCACCTCCGCCGCCAATTCTGCTCCAGAGCCGCTGATTGAAGCCGAATTGCCCGGAAAAGACACCTTACCTGAAAAGAAAATCACGGTTAGAGATGAGGAAGCAGAGGAAAGGAGGAATCTTGCTGGAAAATTTGAAACTCAAGGAAATGATCTTGCTGAG GTGATTATTTGGCTCAGTTGCTCATTGAATTCCATCtactcactttcctttatgAAGGAGGGAAAATACCGTGAAGCACTTGTAAAGTGGGAAGCTGCGATAACATTGGTGCCCGAGAAAGCTATATTGCACGAACAGAAAGCTCAGGTTCTACTTGAACTTGGAGAAGCATGGAATGCTTTGAAGGCTGCAACTC GAGCTATGGAATTGGATCCCGGATGGGCTGAG GCGTGGGTTACTCTTGGAAGAGCCCAGCTAAATTTTGGAGAGCCTGATCTCGCCATTGAATCGTTTGACAAAGCTTTGGCTATTAAG CCCGATTCCGTGGAGGCAAAAGAGGACAGGCTAGCTGCATCGCATCATGTGCAGAAGAGAAAACAGCTTCATTCAACAGGTTTGAGCTCATCTGAGAATCGTTTCCTCGTTGGAGATGAAGGCTGA
- the LOC125205996 gene encoding BTB/POZ domain-containing protein At4g08455-like translates to MRRNNQWRRRSSFDSDVDFDDEEDEDEDEDEDASSSAAARRRVRMKCLSCKEDYGDRSAGTCRECYEEAGETEEELKREIDELKSKVNFLRLLCSSPNSVARANTPCFSDVVLVACPSPDSSDIPCNSPSIPAHRAVLTSRSPVFRAMLENEMEESLSGTIKMNDVSYDALRAFVNYLYTAEASLDEHMACDLLVLAEKYQVKHLKTYCERYLMSRLNWENSLPYYAFAHQHGAKTLLEAALSLILDHMDKVTKREEYAELVDKDPRVVVDIYEAYLSKQVNTAATKDSPPPKPPS, encoded by the exons atgcGGCGGAACAACCAGTGGAGGCGGCGGTCGTCCTTCGATTCCGACGTGGATTTCGACGACGAAGAGGACGAAGAtgaggacgaggacgaggacgcGTCTTCCTCGGCGGCGGCGCGGCGGCGAGTGAGGATGAAGTGCCTGTCGTGCAAGGAGGACTACGGCGATCGCAGCGCCGGCACTTGCCGCGAGTGCTACGAGGAGGCCGGCGAGACGGAGGAGGAGCTCAAGCGAGAGATCGACGAGCTCAAGTCCAAGGTCAATTTCCTCCGCCTCCTTTGTTCCAGCCCTAACTCCGTTGCTAGGGCCAACACCCCCTGCTTCTCCGACGTCGTTCTGGTCGCCTGCCCCTCGCCGGATTCCTCCGACATCCCCTGCAACTCCCCCTCCATCCCCGCACATCGCGCTGTTTTG ACGAGCCGATCGCCGGTTTTTAGGGCAATGCTGGAGAACGAGATGGAGGAGAGCCTGAGCGGGACGATCAAGATGAACGACGTGTCGTACGACGCTCTCCGAGCGTTCGTGAACTATCTCTACACTGCAGAGGCGAGCCTTGACGAGCACATGGCCTGCGATCTCTTGGTGTTGGCGGAGAAATACCAAGTGAAGCATCTCAAGACCTACTGCGAGAGATATCTCATGTCCAGACTCAACTGGGAGAACTCCCTCCCGTACTACGCCTTCGCCCATCAGCACGGTGCCAAGACCTTGCTCGAGGCCGCCCTCTCCCTCATCCTCGACCACATGGACAAGGTCACGAAGCGGGAGGAGTACGCCGAGCTGGTTGACAAGGATCCCCGTGTTGTCGTTGACATCTACGAAGCCTACCTCTCCAAGCAGGTCAACACTGCTGCAACCAAAGATTCACCACCACCAAAGCCCCCTTCATAA